The following coding sequences lie in one Synechococcus sp. PCC 7336 genomic window:
- a CDS encoding heavy-metal-associated domain-containing protein translates to MAAVLEFTVPKLACAVCVENITQAIAALDAGASVDADPKTKQVKIALSADFAAPEQAELSVRQTLSAAGYPPAE, encoded by the coding sequence ATGGCTGCAGTCTTAGAATTCACCGTGCCGAAACTAGCTTGCGCGGTGTGCGTAGAAAACATCACTCAGGCGATCGCCGCTCTCGATGCCGGAGCGTCGGTAGACGCCGATCCGAAAACCAAGCAGGTCAAAATCGCCCTCTCGGCAGACTTTGCCGCCCCAGAGCAAGCAGAACTCTCAGTCCGTCAGACCCTCTCTGCCGCAGGCTATCCGCCTGCTGAATAG